The proteins below come from a single Panicum hallii strain FIL2 chromosome 7, PHallii_v3.1, whole genome shotgun sequence genomic window:
- the LOC112899578 gene encoding uncharacterized protein LOC112899578 — protein sequence METTHTEEVKVASNKVVVYGPDMDEWDPWNPPYPQYCLSHPDLGSKSHPQLIDEYYDQIKEIIATSRRTNIIIPDRTPQEVDDAFYGIVPRLLPILEKDSARRFLRLFRQAGGSMKWGFIITPVTFTQMVKQNALQCAKVALDGKAPELFGFRANPNCMNRYGYFPLHQAAEIFSVDMVKLLFSYGASANVRTAGAEVIGDLLPLHVAVENTCLHKYLEENAFPNHEDLEDSQATLNYICKLIHLLCLPEMKIFLDTTRLLAENTNNVVDELWNYIKDGKLVQTAVLLLAAQEHIRGGPSCKENGNSKPDGFSIKSSWKKKGNTKPDGFSIIINRIMTHKINLAVQTGQNRKTNKELDIEKKLTCAALLLVRAVIKAGEVLDAYIRSHPEVPHNMQVSHDEVHERVSSILKDSGFCPPRASINIGDLCPYENVLSKKESPNNHGDMITVKEGCQPSAIKVVRNRTPRGWELKYIRKSFFPCWRSVLKARTACKVVRLEDMHDFEKFWDKSGLRPSPILDPKLVLLGRAHQFSKHQTKRMFCSAALPLLKLFRNA from the exons ATGGAGACAACGCACACGGAGGAAGTGAAGGTGGCTTCTAATAAAGTTGTAGTTTATGGACCAGACATGGATGAGTGGGACCCATGGAATCCTCCCTATCCTCAATACTGTCTTTCTCATCCTGATCTTGGCTCCAAGTCCCATCCCCAGTTGATTGATGAG TACTATGATCAAATAAAGGAAATTATTGCTACATCAAGAAGAACCAACATAATCATTCCGGACCGTACTCCTCAG GAAGTGGATGATGCCTTCTATGGTATAGTTCCCCGCTTGTTGCCCATACTGGAAAAGGATAGTGCGCGGCGCTTCCTTCGCTTATTCCGTCAAGCGGGGGGCAGCATGAAATGGGGTTTTATCATCACCCCAGTGACCTTCACTCAGATGGTCAAGCAAAATGCTTTGCAATGTGCTAAAGTTGCCTTGGATGGCAAGGCACCTGAGCTTTTTGGGTTCCGTGCCAACCCCAACTGCATGAACCGTTATGGATATTTCCCCCTCCACCAAGCTGCTGAAATATTTTCTGTCGACATGGTAAAGTTGCTCTTCAGTTATGGTGCATCAGCAAATGTACGCACTGCAGGAGCTGAAGTCATTGGGGACCTACTTCCACTCCATGTTGCGGTTGAGAACACTTGCCTGCATAAGTATCTGGAGGAAAATGCATTTCCGAACCATGAGGATCTGGAGGATAGTCAGGCAACTCTAAACTATATCTGCAAGCTTATCCATCTGCTGTGCCTACCTGAGATG AAAATCTTCTTGGATACGACTAGACTGCTTGCAGAAAATACTAATAATGTTGTTGATGAGCTCTGGAATTACATAAAGGATGGAAAACTTGTTCAGACTGCAGTTTTGCTCTTGGCAGCTCAGGAACATATCCGCGGGGGACCATCCTGCAAGGAAAATGGCAACAGCAAGCCAGATGGGTTTTCCATTAAGTCATCATGGAAGAAAAAAGGCAATACCAAGCCAGATGGGTTTTCTATTATCATAAACCGTATTATGACCCACAAAATTAACTTGGCGGTGCAGACAGGTCAAAACAGAAAGACAAATAAGGAGCTTGATATCGAGAAAAAGCTTACTTGTGCTGCATTACTGCTTGTTCGTGCAGTTATCAAAGCTGGTGAAGTCCTTGATGCATATATCCGATCACATCCAGAG GTGCCCCATAACATGCAGGTATCCCATGACGAGGTACACGAACGTGTCTCATCTATTCTCAAAGATAGTGGTTTTTGTCCGCCTAGAGCAAGCATCAACATTGGAGACCT CTGCCCCTATGAGAATGTATTGTCCAAAAAAGAGTCACCTAATAACCATG GGGATATGATTACAGTCAAGGAAGGTTGTCAACCTTCAGCAATAAAG GTGGTGAGAAACAGGACACCTAGAGGATGGGAACTCAAATACATACGGAAAAGTTTTTTCCCATGTTGGAGATCAGTTCTGAAAGCCAGGACAGCTTGTAAGGTTGTCCGATTAGAGGACATGCACGATTTTGAAAAGTTTTGGGATAAATCAGGCCTTCGACCTTCACCAATTCTGGATCCCAAACTTGTTCTGCTGGGAAGGGCTCACCAATTTAGTAAACATCAAACCAAAAGGATGTTTTGTAGTGCTGCATTGCCACTGCTGAAGCTGTTCAGAAATGCATGA